DNA from Halogeometricum sp. S1BR25-6:
GTCCGGTACGGCGTCCACACCGCCCGCCGCGGGTGGTGCGAGGCCGACGACCTGCTGAACGCGCGGTCGGTCGAGGACCTGCGCTCGTTCCTGCACTGATGGTCGACCCGGACGCCGAGCCGATTTCCGTCTCGAACGCCGACTCGCTCCTTCTCGATTCGATGCTCGGGAAACTGGCGACGTACCTGCGGATGTGCGGCTACGACGCCGCCTACGTCCTCGACGACGGCCCGGACCCCGGCGACGACGCCGTCCTCGAACGCGCGCGCGAGGAGGGCCGGACGCTGGTCACCCGCGACGAACGCCTCGCCGCGCGCGCCGACGAGAGCGTCCTCCTTTCTTCGAAAGCGGTGACCGACCAACTCGCCGAGTTCGCGGCGGCGGGCTATTCTCCGAGGCTCGGCGACCGCCCGACGCGGTGCGGGTCGTGCAACGGGCCGGTCGCTCCCGTCGACGCCGGGGAATCGGTCCCCGAGTACGCACCCGACCCCGACGAACGCCCGCTCTGGCGGTGTCGGGACTGCGGGCAGGTGTTCTGGCGGGGGAGCCACTGGGCGGACGTGGCGGCGCGGTTGGACGCGGTCCGGTGAGAAAAGAGCCGAGTTACTGCTCGCCGCGCGGCGTCCAGCGGTCGCAGGCCTCCATGTCGTCCATGAGTTCCTCGTGGTAGCCGCAGTACGGCACGATGCCGTCGTCGGTGCGGACGTAGTCGAAGTGCGCGCAGTTGCCGCAGTAGACGTCGGCCGGCCGAGACTGGGACTGGGCTTGGGATTGGGATTGCGACCGGTCGCCGGCGGGCGACTGCGGCCCTCGTGGTCCCGTCGGACTCTGCGCCCCGTCGCTGCTCGACTGCGGCGAGGTGATGGGTTCGGGGTCGGTGCCGCCGTCGGAGACGGTTCCGGAGGTGCCCGTCTGCGTCTCCGCCTCCGAGTCGGGCGTGCCGCCGAGGAAGCCGATGCCGCCGAGGCCGCGCGAGCGGTTGACCTCCACGTAGCGCGTCTCGCCCTTCTTCGTCACCTCCACCGTGGCGGTGCCGCCCGGCGCGTTCCGCGTCTTGAAGTTGGCGACGCCGACGAACAGACACCAGAACGTCGTCAGCGCGCCGAGGAAGTAGATTCCAACCGTCAGAAGCGTCAAATCCCCGTAGCCGGGTGGACAGCCGGTCGCCCCGGACCACCGGCAGGGGTAGGCGTACCGGAATAGCGCGACGCCGGCGAGCGCGATGCCCGCGCCGACGACGGCCGCCGCCTTCGCGAGTCGGCTCGACGGGGTGACCGTGAAGATGCCGAGAAACACCATCGGCACGCCGACGCCCGCGAGGATGCCCCCGAGTTCGCGGACGCCCCCGAGCGTCATGTCGCCGAGGAGTAGGTCCGTCGTCGCGACGACGATGCCCGCGACGACGAGGGCGACGCCGAAGAGAAACACCCCCAGTCCGAGCGACAGTCGCCGGAGGCTCGGCCCCGCGCGTTCTCCTGTGTGATAGGCCTCCGAGAGACTGGTCATGCGCGTGTGTATAGTCCCCGCACACAAAACGGTGCGTCAGACGCTCGTATGACTCCCATCAGAGTATAACAACTTCCGTAAAATCGCCCTATTCGGCGGTGCGGACGCGTCTCCGCCGGCGCGGGACGGCGCGGAGGCGTCGCCGGCGTGCGACCGTGTCGAAGGGATTATTGCCGGCGGTGGCAAAGCGCACGGCATGGCAGACGAGGACGAGAACGAGGACGAGGGACCCGTCGTCGAACTCGGCGAGGAGACGCCCGTCGAGGGCCAACCGCTCGCCCGGGTCGCCTCGCGGTTGACGTGGCCGCGCGAGAGATCACGCCTCCTCGAGAAGGAGGGAGACGCCGTCATCCGGACGCCGTCAGGGCCGCAGACGCTCTCGGACGTACTGGACGACGTCGACGCCTCCTACTTCGAGACCCGAAAGGCGTTCGTCGACGAGGTGGAGTCCGTCGTCGGGACCGGTCCCGTCGAGACGAAGCAGACGAGATAGGCGGTCGAAGGACGGTTCTCGGTGTTCGGCGTCTCGCTCTCGCGGCTCCGCGATTCGGTGGCCGGGCTCACGTGGTTGCAGAAGTCGCTACTGACGGGGCTGTTCCTCGCGCTCTTGTGGGGGACGTGGAACGTCCCGTCGTCGAACCTCACCTACCGGGCGTTTCGGGACGCGGTCGTCTTCATCGTCTTCCCCGCCGCCCTCGCCGTCACGCACGGCCGCAATCTCGGCTGGCGGGTGAACCGACGCGCCCTCCGAAACACGGTTCTCATCTCGGCGTTCGTCCTCCCGTTCTACGTCGTCGGGTCGTCGCTGCCGAGCGTCAGGGCGTACTACCCGATGTGGGAGACGAGCACCGCCCTCGCGGCGTTCGTTCCGCACGCCCTCCAGCAACTGCTCGTCGTCGTCGCCGCCGAGACGTACTACCGCGGCCTGCTCTGCGTCGGCGTAAGCGAGGAGTTCGGCTACAAGAGCATCTTCATCAGTCCCGTCGTCTACGCGCTCCACCACGTCGGCAAGCCGCCCATCGAACTCGTCCTCTCGGCGCCGACGGACGTGCTGTTCGGCGCCGTCGACTACGACAGCGACTCCATCCTCCCCTCCATCGTCGCGCACGGCCTCGGCCTCGTCCTCCTCGATTGGCTGGTTCTGCACGACCCGCTCATCCCCACGGAAACGGTGCTCGGATGGCTCCGCTGGCTCCCGATTCCGCTCTGACGGTCGGTCGTGCGCGAAACGGACACTTCCGTAGCTTTTCCCCCGACGGCGTCGTAGTCGGCGGCGATGACGCTCCCAATCGACCCCGAGGCGCTCTCGGACGGTGACATCGGCGAGAAGCGCGCGACGCTCCGGATGGACCACGAGGACGCGATAGAACACGTCCGCGAGACGTTCGCGGAGGCGGGCTTCGGCGTTCCCGTCGAGTTCTCCCCCTCCGACCTGCTCAACGAGAAAGTCGACGCGGACCGGGACCCCTACTACGTCCTCGGCGCGTGCAACCCCGCCGTCGCCGACAGGGTGCTCGACGCCTCCGAGAAGCAGATGGGCGCGCTGTTCCCCTGCAACGTCGTCGTTTGGGAGGAGGAACCGGGCGTCCAGACGGTGTACCACGTGAGTATCATGCGCATCGGCCGCCTCGTGGGTCTCGCGCCCGACGACGAGGAAATGGAGGACATCATCGCCGAGACGGGACGACTCGCCGACGAGGCGTTCTCGAACCTCGACGCGGCGTAGAGGAGTCGGCAGCGCCGGCCTCACTCGTCGGCGGCGCCCGCCCGCCCGGAGAATTCGACGACGACGACGTCCCAATCGGGGGCGTCCGGGGGAGTCCGACACTCCCACCCACCTTCGACGTCGACGCCGTTGTCGTGGGCGGATTCGATGAGCGCCCGCAACGCCGCGTTGAACTCCGAAGCCGTGCGGACTGTTCGGTCCGAGGGACTGGATGGTGACATGGTTTCGTTCGCGTCCGTCGCCGCTTCGGTGGCGTTTCGACCGTCGACCTGTGCTATATCTTGGTACGCAGGACCACGGTATCTTAACACCTGCGCAACCGGTAGTCCCGCTGTGACGTCGGAACCGACTCACCGGACGGCGGTTCGCCGCCGCCTGCATGGTGTACCAAGCCATCGTATCTTGTCGGCATAGGGAGAACTCGCAATCGACAAAGCCGATCATGAGTGTCATCGTGGAACTCTGTATTCAGCCCTCGGAGTTCGAGTTGGGCCGGGTTCTCGACCTCGACTGGGGGACGAGAGTCGAACTCGAAACGCTCGTACCCCTGGGCGAGGACGCGGTTCCGTTCTTTCTCGTCTACGACTGCGACCGGGACCCGGAGGCGCTGTCCGCCTCGATGGAGACGCACCCGTCGGTCCAACGGGTGAGCGTCGTCGACGTCTTTCGGGACCGAGTCCGGTTCGCGCTGGAGTGGGACCTCGGAGAGGACGTGCTCTTTCACGGCCTCGCGGCGGCCGGCGCCCGCCTATTCAGCGCGCGCGGCGCCTTCAACGAGTGGCGACTCGAGATACACTTTCCGACCCACCGCGCGCTCTCATCGTTCCGCACCACCTGCGAGGAGGCGGACGTCTCGCTCGACATCGAACGCGTCTGCAGCGCCGACGAGGCGAGCGCCGGACCGTGGGACGAACTGACCGACGTCCAGCGCGAGACGCTCCTCATCGCCGTCGACGAGGGCTACTACGACATCCCGCGGCGGTGCACGACGGTCGAGTTGGCGGACAAACTCGGCGTCTCGGACCAGGCGGTCACCGAGCGACTCAGACGCGCCATCGTCTCGCTGGTGACAGCGACGCTCGTCACCGCCGAGGGCTGACCTCCCGGCGACTCGACCCCAGTACTCACTCACCGGTCGCCGCCCCGTCCTCGACATCGGACTCGAAGAGGGCGGCGACAATCCGGCGGACGTCGGCGGAATCGGCGTCGAGTGCGACGCGTTCCCCGGCGTCCGACTCCGAGTCCGAGTCGGCGATGACCCTCACCAGACCGGCGTTCGACAGCGCGGGGAGGTGCCAGCGACGCAGCGACGACAGCACCCGTTCGACGTGGTCGTCGGCCACCGCCGCCGAGGGACGACCGCTCTCCCGACTCGCGACGGCGGACGCGAGTTCGGCCGGCGTCATCGCGCCGCCGTGTTCCCTGAGGGCGACCAGCGCGACGAGGCGGCGACTCCGCGCCAGCGTCCCCGTTCCCGTCCCCGCGAATCGTTCTTCCATACTGATGGTACGTCCGGGCCGTCGATAGGAGCGATGCATGGCGTGCCAACCCGTTTATACTCCCCGAGTCGGTGACCGACGGAGTCAGATTCGCTCTTCGAGTCGTTCGAGCGAGTCCGCGATGCGGTTCGTGTCCTCGCGAATCTGGTAGACGAAGTAGGCGACGGCGAGGAGGGCGGCGACGGGAACCGACGCGAACAGTCCGTAGAGGATGAGAGCGAGCAGCGCCCCGGCGCCGCCGGGGAAGCCGACCTGCAGGACGAGCGTGAGCATACCGGCGAGAGCGGCGGACGTCGGAAAAAGCGTTCGTCTACGAGAAGTCGCCGAGGTTCGTCTGGAGTCCCGATGCCATCGTGGACTTCCGCCGCAGGTCGCCAGCGGTGACGGGGAGGTACTCCGTCACCTGCCGGACTGCCGCGGCGAACGTCTCCGCGGTGGCCGACTCCCCCTCGAAGGCGTCTCTGACGGATTCGCGGACCTGCCAGACGCCCGCCGGCCCCCAGTAGTCGTCGGAGACGTGTCTGAGGACGAGCACCTTCGCCTGTCTGTCCCGCCGGTCGAGATGCTCCAACGCGCCGAGGCGGGAGGCGTGGTACGCCCCCGCCGTCTCCTCGACGTAGCCGGTGCGACCCTCGAACCCCTCGCCGTCGGCCGCGAGCCACATCCCCGCCTCGGGGTCGGGGTTCCAGACGCTGCCCGGCGCCTTCATCTCGACCAACTCGAACTCCCAGTCGCCGGGGGCGAGAATCACCCAGAAGGCGTTGCCGAGGAACTCGTTGCGGTGAATCTCCACCGTGTCGACGCTCGGGTTCGTCTGAATTCTTCCTCGTAAGAACTGCCCGACGGTGTCGTCGACGGCCGTGATGGACCACCGCGTGGGGACGAGTCGTCGGTTCTCTCCCTGTCCGAGCGCCCCCGCCGAGAGGATGGTGTTGATGTCGTACACGTCGAACCCTCGGCGGTAGAGGTAGTTCATCGCCCCCTGCGCGTTCCAGTCGTCGTCCTCAAGCGTCTTCTGGACGGGCCGGGGGACGTGCGGGTTCTCCGCCAGGTCAGCGGACCGGGCGCGGGCGCGCGGGCCGGTGGGCGTGGCGATGTCGTCGCGTCCCACGTCGAAGTCCACGTCCGGGCGGCCGTCGAGGCCGATTTCGACGCTCACCGGCCGGTCGGCGATGGCGACTTCCCGCTGGACGCCGAGGAAGCCGTCCCACGCGTCGTTCACGTTCTGCACTTCTGTGGGACGATTCGAGTTCAGGAGGCTCGTGCGCCGCCGGAACACGTCCTCGATGGAGACGCCCTCCTCGTACCACCCGGCGGACGTCTCGTACTTCGCGGCGTCGTCCTCGCGGCCAACGGGCGAGAGGATGCCCGTCGAGACGTTCGGATAGTTCGACGCGCCGACGAAGATGGACGGCGAGACGCTCCCGAACAGCGAGTCGCCCTGCACCGTCTCCTCGAAGCGGTGCTGGAAGTCCTCCAGGTGGTCGAGGATGTCGTAGGACTTCTCTTGGGCGAGGCGGCGCCGCTTCGCGCGTTCGGACTCCGCCGCGAGGTCCATGTACTCGTCGAGGCGCATCTGGTCGATTTTCCTAGCCGCGGCACCCGCTTGAACCTGTCGCGGGCGGGCGGAACGTAGAGAATCCGGGCGAACCGGGACCGCACGGAACCGGTCGTTCGCGAGCGTCCGTCACCGCCGAGAACGGTCGGGGTCGGCGACGCGTTGTCGGAGCGGGACGGGTCCTCAGCCGTGGATGCCCATCGCTTCGATCTGTTCCTGATACCGATTCCGAATGGTGACCTCTGTCACCTGCGCCACGTCGGCGACCTCTCGCTGGGTCTTCTTCTCGTTGCAGAGCAGCGAGGCGGCGTAGATGGCGGCCGCGGCGTACCCCGTCGGCGACTTCCCGGAGAGGAGGCCCTTCTCCGCCGTCGTCTCGATTATCTCGTTGGCCTTCGACTGCACCTCCTTCGAGAGGTCCAGTTCCGAGGAGAACCGCGGGACGTACTTCTTCGGGTCGACGGGCTTCATCTCCAGCCCGAGTTCCTGGGAGATGTAGCGGTACGTCCGTCCAATCTCTTTTCGCTCGACGCGGGAGACGTCGGATATCTCCTCGAGTGAGCGCGGGATGCCCTCCTTCCGGCAGGCAGCGTAGAGCGCGGAGGTGGCGACGCCTTCGATGGAGCGCCCTCGAATCAGGTCCTCGTTCAGCGCGCGGCGGTAGATGACCGAGGCCACTTCCCGAACGGACCGGGGAACCCCCAGCGCGGAGGCCATCCGGTCGATTTCCGAGAGCGCGAACTGGAGGTTTCGCTCGCCCGCGTCCTTCGTCCGGATGCGCTCCTGCCACTTGCGGAGGCGGTGCATCTGCGAGCGCTTCCGCGAGGAGATAGAGCGTCCGTAGGCGTCTTTATCTTTCCAGTCGATGGTCGTCGTCAGTCCCTTGTCGTGCATCGTCTGCGTCGTCGGCGCGCCGACGCGGGACTTCGACTGCCGTTCGGAGTGGTTGAACGCCCGCCACTCCGGACCGGGGTCGATCTGTTCCTCTTCGACGACGATGCCGGTCGGTTCGTGGATGAGTTCCCCGTCGCCGGTCCGGACGAGGTCCTCCTCGTCCATGTCCTCGAAGTCGATGTCGTCCTCGTCCTCCGTTTCGGTCTGCTCCTCGGCGGCGTCCTCGTCCCGACGCTCGCGGTTCCATCGTACTCGATCACCGTCTCGCTCCCGCTGGCGAGTAGGCCGTGTCATCGCATTTTTATACTCGGTATCGCGTCAAAGTTAAATCCTTGGACGAATCCGAACGCGGGGAGAACGCGCCTCCGAGGCATCTCAGCGGCGGGTTCGGACCGCAAATCGCGTCACGGGGGAACCACGAGCGCGCCGTCGTCGTACCGGTAGCCCAGCATCCGGAACGCTTCCCTCGCGCGTTCGGCGTCCACGTCGCCGTTGCTCCCGAGGAAGGGGGTGACCGGGTTGCCGTCGGTCCACACGAACGCCTCCGGATACCAGCGGGTGTCCCAGAGCGGACCGACCGCCGGTCGCCCGTAGCCGTCGAATACCGCTTCCACGACGTGCTCGGAGTCGAAGAGTCGCGCGAGCGTGCGCCGGAACCGGGGGTCCGAGAGATGGGGTCGCCGGGCGTTGTAGCCGACGACGTACGGAGAGGGCGAGCGCTCGACGAGGAGTTCGAGGGCGTCCGAGCGGCCGATGCGCGGGACGGCGTCGGCGCCGACGGGCGTCCCCGT
Protein-coding regions in this window:
- a CDS encoding Mut7-C RNAse domain-containing protein, whose translation is MVDPDAEPISVSNADSLLLDSMLGKLATYLRMCGYDAAYVLDDGPDPGDDAVLERAREEGRTLVTRDERLAARADESVLLSSKAVTDQLAEFAAAGYSPRLGDRPTRCGSCNGPVAPVDAGESVPEYAPDPDERPLWRCRDCGQVFWRGSHWADVAARLDAVR
- a CDS encoding DUF7139 domain-containing protein, with the protein product MTSLSEAYHTGERAGPSLRRLSLGLGVFLFGVALVVAGIVVATTDLLLGDMTLGGVRELGGILAGVGVPMVFLGIFTVTPSSRLAKAAAVVGAGIALAGVALFRYAYPCRWSGATGCPPGYGDLTLLTVGIYFLGALTTFWCLFVGVANFKTRNAPGGTATVEVTKKGETRYVEVNRSRGLGGIGFLGGTPDSEAETQTGTSGTVSDGGTDPEPITSPQSSSDGAQSPTGPRGPQSPAGDRSQSQSQAQSQSRPADVYCGNCAHFDYVRTDDGIVPYCGYHEELMDDMEACDRWTPRGEQ
- a CDS encoding DUF5789 family protein yields the protein MADEDENEDEGPVVELGEETPVEGQPLARVASRLTWPRERSRLLEKEGDAVIRTPSGPQTLSDVLDDVDASYFETRKAFVDEVESVVGTGPVETKQTR
- a CDS encoding CPBP family intramembrane glutamic endopeptidase, producing the protein MFGVSLSRLRDSVAGLTWLQKSLLTGLFLALLWGTWNVPSSNLTYRAFRDAVVFIVFPAALAVTHGRNLGWRVNRRALRNTVLISAFVLPFYVVGSSLPSVRAYYPMWETSTALAAFVPHALQQLLVVVAAETYYRGLLCVGVSEEFGYKSIFISPVVYALHHVGKPPIELVLSAPTDVLFGAVDYDSDSILPSIVAHGLGLVLLDWLVLHDPLIPTETVLGWLRWLPIPL
- a CDS encoding DUF302 domain-containing protein, translated to MTLPIDPEALSDGDIGEKRATLRMDHEDAIEHVRETFAEAGFGVPVEFSPSDLLNEKVDADRDPYYVLGACNPAVADRVLDASEKQMGALFPCNVVVWEEEPGVQTVYHVSIMRIGRLVGLAPDDEEMEDIIAETGRLADEAFSNLDAA
- a CDS encoding helix-turn-helix domain-containing protein, giving the protein MSVIVELCIQPSEFELGRVLDLDWGTRVELETLVPLGEDAVPFFLVYDCDRDPEALSASMETHPSVQRVSVVDVFRDRVRFALEWDLGEDVLFHGLAAAGARLFSARGAFNEWRLEIHFPTHRALSSFRTTCEEADVSLDIERVCSADEASAGPWDELTDVQRETLLIAVDEGYYDIPRRCTTVELADKLGVSDQAVTERLRRAIVSLVTATLVTAEG
- a CDS encoding DUF7344 domain-containing protein, whose product is MEERFAGTGTGTLARSRRLVALVALREHGGAMTPAELASAVASRESGRPSAAVADDHVERVLSSLRRWHLPALSNAGLVRVIADSDSESDAGERVALDADSADVRRIVAALFESDVEDGAATGE
- the nreA gene encoding DNA repair protein NreA, which encodes MRLDEYMDLAAESERAKRRRLAQEKSYDILDHLEDFQHRFEETVQGDSLFGSVSPSIFVGASNYPNVSTGILSPVGREDDAAKYETSAGWYEEGVSIEDVFRRRTSLLNSNRPTEVQNVNDAWDGFLGVQREVAIADRPVSVEIGLDGRPDVDFDVGRDDIATPTGPRARARSADLAENPHVPRPVQKTLEDDDWNAQGAMNYLYRRGFDVYDINTILSAGALGQGENRRLVPTRWSITAVDDTVGQFLRGRIQTNPSVDTVEIHRNEFLGNAFWVILAPGDWEFELVEMKAPGSVWNPDPEAGMWLAADGEGFEGRTGYVEETAGAYHASRLGALEHLDRRDRQAKVLVLRHVSDDYWGPAGVWQVRESVRDAFEGESATAETFAAAVRQVTEYLPVTAGDLRRKSTMASGLQTNLGDFS
- a CDS encoding transcription initiation factor IIB, which gives rise to MTRPTRQRERDGDRVRWNRERRDEDAAEEQTETEDEDDIDFEDMDEEDLVRTGDGELIHEPTGIVVEEEQIDPGPEWRAFNHSERQSKSRVGAPTTQTMHDKGLTTTIDWKDKDAYGRSISSRKRSQMHRLRKWQERIRTKDAGERNLQFALSEIDRMASALGVPRSVREVASVIYRRALNEDLIRGRSIEGVATSALYAACRKEGIPRSLEEISDVSRVERKEIGRTYRYISQELGLEMKPVDPKKYVPRFSSELDLSKEVQSKANEIIETTAEKGLLSGKSPTGYAAAAIYAASLLCNEKKTQREVADVAQVTEVTIRNRYQEQIEAMGIHG